In Brevibacillus brevis NBRC 100599, a single genomic region encodes these proteins:
- a CDS encoding YtrH family sporulation protein translates to MAQVILTFFVAYGIVVGGALSGGVGAFLTEKPPLLSMAQLADQLKIWGLVGALGGTFDSFLQIEKILMGNLTPVFKQLVMIVVAFLGAHIGTICVHWLVQVRS, encoded by the coding sequence ATGGCACAAGTCATTTTGACGTTTTTCGTGGCTTATGGCATTGTGGTCGGCGGCGCTCTCTCAGGTGGGGTGGGCGCTTTTCTCACTGAAAAGCCTCCGCTGTTATCGATGGCCCAATTGGCTGACCAGCTCAAAATATGGGGATTGGTTGGGGCATTGGGCGGAACGTTTGATTCGTTTTTGCAGATCGAAAAAATACTGATGGGAAATTTGACACCTGTCTTCAAACAGCTCGTGATGATCGTCGTCGCATTCTTGGGTGCCCATATCGGAACGATTTGTGTGCATTGGCTGGTACAGGTGCGCTCATGA
- a CDS encoding MFS transporter: protein MTASTGSLLRNKPYLLLLLVVFFMHMASYLVIPVFPVFLQKVRVLSLSQVGIILAAGSITYQIGSLAGGLMSDRWGKRTILALGAFLQGCAMAGYHFSHSYGFFLLFSSVNGLGLGLLAPTIKAMIADEVDEDQRTAAFSWRGILAHSGIIVAGLIITWMTAGGKQPFLVAAFVYGALAVFSRFILPDDRCVGTDCKQTPLKEYRHILTHRSFLLFSTISLLIWAIYAQFAMILPLRGEHVLHSATMIGLIWTINSLSVVVLQGLISRFVLQRINPYLSVTMGTILLGAGLTLMGWANHFLTLSGAAILFILGEMLFMPMLDSLVTHFAKEEWLGAYFGFSNFVSGLGTALGTGLGGAMVEKLGGVGSIYPWIGYGVITLFLAAVLGLFALYAIPRHKNAVLDSPTKTRKEEGAT from the coding sequence ATGACAGCCTCTACTGGATCTCTGTTACGCAACAAGCCTTACCTGCTGTTACTGCTAGTCGTCTTTTTCATGCACATGGCCTCTTACCTGGTCATTCCCGTCTTCCCAGTCTTTTTGCAAAAGGTACGGGTTCTTTCACTCTCTCAAGTCGGCATCATTTTGGCAGCGGGAAGCATCACATACCAAATCGGAAGCTTGGCAGGCGGCTTGATGTCAGATCGCTGGGGCAAACGTACCATTCTAGCCTTGGGGGCATTCCTTCAAGGATGTGCCATGGCAGGCTATCACTTCAGCCATTCCTATGGTTTCTTCTTGTTATTCTCCTCGGTCAACGGCTTGGGTCTTGGTCTACTCGCTCCTACCATAAAAGCCATGATCGCGGATGAAGTGGATGAGGATCAAAGAACGGCTGCCTTCTCATGGAGAGGGATACTCGCTCACAGCGGGATTATTGTCGCAGGCTTGATCATTACATGGATGACTGCGGGTGGGAAACAGCCGTTTCTCGTAGCTGCCTTTGTGTACGGAGCACTTGCTGTTTTTTCTCGCTTCATCCTTCCCGATGATCGTTGTGTGGGAACTGATTGTAAGCAAACGCCGCTCAAGGAGTATCGTCACATCTTGACCCATCGCAGCTTTCTGCTCTTTTCCACGATCTCGCTCTTAATCTGGGCGATCTATGCTCAATTCGCCATGATCCTGCCGCTGCGGGGAGAGCATGTCCTGCATTCCGCTACGATGATTGGCCTCATTTGGACGATCAACTCGCTCAGTGTCGTGGTCTTGCAAGGGCTGATCTCACGTTTTGTCCTACAGCGCATCAATCCGTACTTGTCTGTCACAATGGGAACGATCTTGTTGGGTGCAGGATTAACGCTCATGGGATGGGCAAACCACTTCCTCACACTGTCCGGGGCTGCGATTCTATTCATTTTGGGTGAGATGCTGTTTATGCCCATGCTGGACAGTCTCGTCACTCATTTCGCAAAAGAAGAATGGCTGGGGGCTTACTTTGGCTTTTCCAATTTCGTCTCTGGTCTTGGGACGGCTCTTGGGACAGGATTGGGTGGAGCAATGGTTGAAAAGCTTGGGGGAGTCGGGAGCATCTATCCGTGGATTGGCTACGGAGTGATTACACTGTTTTTGGCGGCGGTTCTTGGTCTGTTTGCCCTATACGCCATCCCTCGCCACAAAAATGCTGTACTTGACTCCCCCACAAAAACTCGCAAAGAGGAAGGGGCCACATGA
- a CDS encoding M42 family metallopeptidase, translating into MENKFQAELWNRLTQAPGAPGFEGPVREIMREYISSYTSELMYDNLGSIFGVMRGDENGPKIMVAGHMDEVGFMVTRISDKGFISFQTLGGWWGQVLLAQRVQIITDNGPVEGVISSIPPHVLSDDQRNRPMDVRNMYIDIGVDSREEAEQVGVRAGQQIVPVCPLQVMSNPRRIMAKAWDNRYGCSLAVELAKELHENPNHPNVVYVGATVQEELSGQRGAKTAAASIDPDLFLAVDASPATDIPGVKDDGGKLGGGLLMRIYDPMYVMPVGLRELLISTCEEENIPYQIYVAKGGTDAGVVQYHGKGVPSAVIGIPSRYIHSHASIIDREDYEAAKRLLFSVIRKVDRATWEAILPR; encoded by the coding sequence ATGGAAAATAAATTTCAAGCTGAACTGTGGAACCGTTTGACGCAGGCACCAGGAGCGCCTGGCTTCGAAGGTCCGGTACGCGAGATTATGCGGGAATACATAAGCAGCTATACGAGTGAACTCATGTACGACAATTTGGGAAGTATTTTTGGCGTTATGCGTGGTGACGAGAACGGTCCAAAAATTATGGTAGCGGGTCACATGGACGAAGTCGGCTTCATGGTCACCCGAATTTCTGATAAAGGATTTATTTCATTTCAGACGCTGGGAGGCTGGTGGGGGCAGGTTCTACTCGCGCAACGTGTACAAATTATAACGGACAACGGCCCAGTTGAAGGCGTAATCAGCTCGATTCCACCGCATGTCTTGAGCGACGATCAGCGTAATCGCCCGATGGATGTACGCAACATGTACATTGATATCGGCGTGGATTCACGTGAGGAAGCAGAACAGGTAGGGGTTCGGGCTGGCCAGCAAATCGTACCGGTTTGCCCGTTGCAGGTCATGTCCAATCCGCGCCGCATCATGGCGAAAGCATGGGATAATCGCTATGGTTGCAGTTTGGCAGTGGAGCTCGCAAAAGAGCTGCATGAAAACCCAAATCATCCGAATGTCGTCTACGTCGGGGCTACTGTACAGGAAGAATTGTCCGGGCAGCGTGGCGCGAAAACTGCCGCTGCGTCCATTGATCCGGATTTGTTCCTGGCAGTGGATGCGAGTCCAGCCACAGACATACCAGGGGTAAAAGATGATGGCGGCAAGCTCGGCGGTGGACTTTTGATGCGCATCTACGATCCGATGTACGTCATGCCGGTAGGATTGCGTGAGCTTCTTATCTCCACGTGCGAAGAAGAGAACATTCCGTACCAGATTTATGTGGCAAAAGGCGGGACGGATGCAGGTGTCGTTCAGTACCATGGCAAGGGAGTGCCGTCTGCCGTTATTGGAATTCCTTCCCGTTACATTCACAGCCATGCTTCGATCATTGACCGCGAGGATTACGAGGCAGCCAAGCGTCTCTTGTTCAGTGTCATTCGCAAGGTGGACCGTGCGACGTGGGAAGCTATTTTGCCTAGATAA
- a CDS encoding GNAT family N-acetyltransferase has product MAITFRKLSEFSEIEQLERMEGKIWDPSSAIPHHMTLTMHKFGGLFLGAFDGEEMIGFLYSFPGFTNGEPHLCSHMLGFLPEYRKQGLGVQMKWLQKEEAAAAGYSKITWTYDPLETVNGVLNIAKLGGIVRTYLPNCYGQLDDDFNRGLPTDRFLVEWMIGSDRVESRQAGNNPTPSLEQVPDLLRLEIKDGIPHPIEIDLSREEPIVLLPVPAFFQDVKRADMTVASMWREMTRELFTAYFAKGYVVTNILRDQSIVRYVLEKQPLTDILGASSSLS; this is encoded by the coding sequence ATGGCAATCACGTTTCGAAAGTTGTCCGAATTCAGTGAAATTGAGCAATTAGAAAGAATGGAAGGAAAAATATGGGACCCTTCTAGTGCTATTCCTCACCATATGACACTCACCATGCACAAGTTTGGCGGTCTGTTTTTAGGGGCATTCGATGGCGAGGAAATGATTGGCTTCTTGTACAGCTTCCCGGGCTTCACCAATGGAGAACCCCATCTTTGTTCGCACATGCTCGGCTTTTTGCCAGAGTATCGCAAGCAGGGGCTGGGCGTACAAATGAAATGGCTGCAAAAGGAAGAAGCGGCTGCTGCGGGCTATTCCAAAATCACATGGACCTACGATCCGCTAGAGACTGTAAACGGTGTTCTCAACATCGCCAAGCTGGGAGGTATCGTTCGAACGTATTTGCCAAACTGCTACGGACAGCTTGATGACGACTTTAATCGAGGACTGCCGACAGACCGTTTCCTCGTGGAATGGATGATCGGAAGCGATCGTGTGGAATCGCGTCAGGCAGGGAACAACCCTACTCCCTCTCTTGAACAGGTACCTGACCTGTTGCGTCTGGAAATCAAGGATGGCATTCCACATCCTATCGAAATCGATTTGTCACGCGAAGAGCCTATCGTGCTACTACCTGTCCCTGCCTTCTTCCAGGATGTTAAACGAGCTGATATGACCGTCGCTTCCATGTGGCGAGAGATGACGCGCGAATTGTTCACCGCCTATTTTGCCAAAGGTTATGTCGTTACGAATATCCTCCGTGATCAATCCATCGTTCGTTACGTCTTAGAAAAGCAGCCGTTGACTGATATTTTAGGTGCCTCGTCCTCTTTATCCTAG
- a CDS encoding NAD(P)/FAD-dependent oxidoreductase, translating into MNRSQYKYDVIIIGGGPSGLMSAIAASGQGARVCLVEKGSKLGRKLIISGGGRCNVTNAKEQDELIKQMPGNGRFMYSALTQFGNREIIQFFEELGVALKEEDRGRMFPVTDKAVTVAQALIDLLKQRGVSIHLNAAVKEVLYSEGRVGGIMLQSGEKITAPCVIIAVGGCSVPQTGSTGDGYAWAKAAGHTITELYPTEVPLTANDSFIRDKSIQGLSLRDITMTLYAPNGKKINTQEGDMIFTHFGISGPASLRMGHYVSVSQRKYGAVPLSLTIDLMPDKTAEEITAESWQLIEEQPKKAVKNAIKGFLPERIIPLLLSLAGISDETTYSHMKKQEWSKFTNLIKAFPLTITGTLSLEEAFITGGGVSVKEIDPRSMRSKLMDGLYFAGEVMDVHAHTGGYNITIAFSSGYSAGTHSAQEAFEFFYENDV; encoded by the coding sequence ATGAATCGATCACAATACAAGTATGACGTTATTATCATAGGCGGTGGCCCCTCTGGGCTGATGTCTGCTATTGCTGCTTCTGGCCAAGGAGCAAGAGTTTGTCTCGTGGAAAAAGGCTCGAAGCTCGGACGCAAGCTCATCATATCGGGCGGCGGTCGTTGCAATGTAACCAATGCCAAGGAACAAGATGAATTAATCAAACAAATGCCGGGAAATGGTCGCTTCATGTACAGTGCTCTCACCCAATTCGGCAACCGTGAGATTATCCAGTTTTTTGAGGAGTTGGGTGTCGCGTTAAAAGAAGAGGATCGGGGCCGTATGTTTCCCGTCACAGATAAAGCAGTGACAGTCGCCCAAGCGTTGATTGATTTGTTGAAGCAAAGAGGTGTCAGCATTCATTTAAACGCCGCTGTAAAGGAAGTTCTCTACTCGGAAGGTAGAGTCGGTGGCATCATGCTCCAGTCTGGTGAGAAAATAACCGCGCCTTGTGTGATTATTGCCGTCGGGGGTTGTTCTGTACCACAGACAGGCTCTACAGGCGATGGCTATGCGTGGGCAAAAGCAGCCGGGCACACGATCACAGAGCTGTATCCTACTGAAGTACCGCTTACAGCCAATGACTCTTTTATTCGCGATAAATCGATCCAGGGTCTGTCGCTGCGTGACATCACGATGACGTTGTATGCGCCAAATGGGAAAAAGATCAATACACAGGAAGGCGATATGATCTTCACTCATTTCGGAATATCAGGACCCGCCTCCCTGCGCATGGGACATTATGTCTCTGTGTCGCAACGAAAATACGGAGCGGTTCCTCTATCTCTGACGATCGATCTCATGCCTGACAAAACGGCCGAGGAAATCACGGCGGAAAGCTGGCAGCTGATTGAGGAGCAGCCAAAAAAGGCAGTAAAAAATGCAATAAAAGGCTTCCTCCCCGAACGGATTATTCCACTCTTGCTTTCCTTGGCAGGAATTTCGGATGAAACAACCTACAGCCATATGAAGAAACAAGAGTGGAGCAAGTTCACGAACTTGATCAAAGCTTTTCCACTCACCATTACGGGGACGCTCTCTCTTGAGGAAGCGTTCATTACAGGTGGCGGTGTGAGTGTAAAAGAGATCGATCCACGCTCGATGAGATCCAAGCTCATGGATGGGTTGTATTTCGCTGGAGAGGTCATGGACGTCCACGCCCATACAGGTGGCTACAACATCACCATCGCCTTTTCGTCTGGCTATTCTGCGGGTACGCATAGTGCGCAGGAAGCATTTGAATTTTTTTACGAGAATGACGTTTAG
- a CDS encoding septation ring formation regulator EzrA, whose protein sequence is MKRKLFMLCLAGMLLYTNPVYATPFPDKKDEVVQDADNYLKKEDRTAFANSLNGLPGSYKVVVVESTAPEAESPDMYAQKLFDNYNLADDALMIVLDMNTEQLGIYAGPSLQEKGATLTLLHEKIASFYDAFRTQKQYLTGIQTVIAEVNRELSRIENKQATAIPDATDASKAPESESSSALGGIPWWIYLVGAVFAGLSIGLIYAMIRRRAIFAQVDDVEDWKEELVEKINVIEVEKPLRRSSGMTEVRYHHLADKKENLLRIRIPDVEMMILDAEEACDRFRFTLALGMLNEAREAITKIEDELDELKTDTSKVAVTKQENKVVVPEIGKQVEQMERRLSDLRLEYGLSFHELKASLDEVDTMRKLVKTARAAGDDIAAYETTQKAQQVLEQVGQAMELIPKLVQRVKKELPEEFKHLEEGIEQAVRDGFDLKQDSLDNALLQAKQLVMSAKSSLEEGSLEMVLTHVKAFEVLIDATYQAIEDGVLARDEAAATVYAEVELEPQAEGNQGKDETDFVQEEKSAEVGAVEQDDSLQQVAATPTPVEPEIRTPEPTLASEIEHSASEENPGITTSFQQTKVEEERAVRGRSSELSEAERSVLLQAIPQLFNKKAKKPAPEVKAEEPVYEEEEEEEYELVMPKNQPEQEEMIPEEEEQAYLVIETEDDALDELERISNTLVRVRQQIKRSYLPGIPDQLKYMFEEVVQTLGRVQTIMEQYRYDLEEVAMLVQDASDLVGETERMAERIIATCQMAEGAIQYTNRYRRQNRQVNELLTKAEISFRQLAFAEAYQLAEEARLVIEGAPAEDDNGWLLRRKKKG, encoded by the coding sequence GTGAAACGAAAACTATTCATGCTCTGTTTGGCAGGCATGTTGTTATATACGAATCCGGTTTATGCAACACCGTTTCCAGATAAAAAAGATGAAGTTGTTCAGGACGCTGACAACTATTTGAAAAAAGAAGACAGAACCGCCTTTGCAAATTCATTGAACGGCCTACCAGGCAGCTACAAAGTCGTGGTAGTGGAAAGCACCGCACCAGAAGCTGAATCTCCAGATATGTATGCACAAAAGCTGTTTGACAATTACAATTTGGCCGATGATGCACTAATGATCGTACTTGACATGAACACCGAGCAGCTGGGGATTTATGCCGGTCCTTCTTTGCAGGAAAAAGGTGCGACGCTGACATTACTGCATGAAAAGATCGCGTCTTTTTATGACGCATTTCGTACACAAAAGCAGTATTTGACCGGTATACAAACTGTAATCGCGGAAGTAAACAGGGAGCTAAGCCGCATTGAAAACAAGCAAGCAACAGCAATACCGGATGCGACCGACGCTAGTAAGGCGCCAGAGAGCGAAAGCAGTAGCGCACTCGGAGGTATTCCGTGGTGGATTTATCTGGTTGGTGCGGTATTTGCCGGGTTATCGATTGGCTTGATATACGCGATGATCAGACGCCGTGCTATTTTTGCCCAAGTAGATGATGTAGAGGATTGGAAGGAAGAGCTCGTTGAGAAGATCAATGTCATCGAGGTGGAAAAACCGCTTCGCCGTTCCAGCGGCATGACAGAAGTACGTTACCACCACTTGGCAGACAAAAAAGAAAATCTGTTGCGCATTCGCATCCCTGATGTGGAAATGATGATTCTCGATGCGGAAGAGGCTTGTGATCGTTTCCGTTTTACGTTGGCACTTGGTATGTTGAATGAGGCGAGAGAGGCCATTACAAAAATTGAGGATGAGCTGGATGAGCTAAAAACAGACACATCCAAAGTGGCAGTTACCAAGCAAGAAAATAAGGTTGTTGTTCCTGAGATCGGAAAGCAAGTGGAGCAGATGGAACGACGTTTGTCCGATTTGCGTCTGGAGTACGGATTGTCTTTCCATGAATTGAAAGCATCGCTGGATGAAGTAGACACGATGCGAAAACTCGTGAAAACTGCGCGGGCAGCAGGGGACGACATTGCCGCCTACGAAACCACACAAAAAGCTCAGCAAGTACTGGAGCAGGTAGGACAAGCGATGGAGCTTATTCCAAAGCTTGTGCAACGCGTGAAAAAAGAATTGCCAGAAGAATTCAAGCATCTGGAAGAAGGAATTGAGCAGGCCGTTCGTGACGGCTTTGATTTAAAACAGGATTCCTTGGACAATGCCCTCTTGCAGGCGAAGCAATTGGTCATGTCAGCGAAGAGCTCTTTGGAAGAGGGCAGCCTGGAAATGGTGTTGACCCATGTCAAAGCGTTCGAAGTGCTCATTGATGCGACGTATCAAGCGATAGAAGATGGCGTTCTTGCACGTGATGAAGCTGCAGCCACGGTGTATGCAGAAGTTGAATTGGAACCGCAAGCAGAAGGAAATCAAGGTAAAGATGAAACAGACTTTGTGCAGGAAGAAAAGAGTGCAGAAGTAGGCGCGGTGGAACAGGATGATTCGCTACAGCAAGTAGCTGCGACGCCCACGCCTGTGGAGCCGGAGATTCGTACACCGGAGCCGACTTTAGCTAGCGAGATCGAGCATTCTGCCAGCGAAGAAAATCCAGGAATAACAACTTCTTTCCAGCAGACGAAAGTGGAAGAAGAGCGAGCGGTGAGAGGAAGATCCTCAGAGCTGAGTGAAGCTGAACGTTCCGTGTTGTTGCAAGCAATTCCTCAGCTTTTCAACAAAAAAGCAAAAAAGCCGGCTCCAGAAGTCAAAGCTGAGGAACCTGTGTACGAAGAAGAAGAAGAAGAAGAGTACGAGTTGGTCATGCCGAAGAATCAGCCTGAACAGGAAGAGATGATTCCGGAAGAAGAAGAGCAAGCGTATTTGGTCATCGAAACGGAAGACGATGCGCTGGATGAACTGGAGCGCATTTCTAACACATTAGTCCGCGTTCGTCAGCAAATCAAGCGTAGCTACTTGCCAGGCATTCCGGATCAATTGAAATACATGTTTGAAGAAGTTGTACAAACGTTGGGCCGCGTGCAAACGATCATGGAACAGTACCGCTATGATCTGGAAGAGGTCGCCATGCTGGTCCAGGACGCGAGTGATTTGGTCGGCGAAACAGAGCGAATGGCAGAACGAATTATCGCAACTTGCCAGATGGCAGAGGGTGCCATCCAGTATACAAACCGGTATCGCCGCCAAAATCGTCAGGTCAATGAGTTGTTGACGAAGGCAGAGATATCATTTCGACAACTAGCTTTCGCAGAAGCGTATCAGCTTGCCGAGGAGGCCCGGCTGGTAATCGAAGGCGCACCAGCCGAAGATGACAACGGTTGGCTTCTCCGTCGTAAGAAAAAGGGTTGA
- the refZ gene encoding forespore capture DNA-binding protein RefZ yields the protein MDQTKMRILSAAAKLFDVHGYKGTSVRQIASVAQVNSALISYHFEGKQGVLETLIASYFETLFRLLEELENEQDNIPAYQRLEQVVQLYLQFQCEHAPITRLIHRELSVESMLAREVMTLYMSRWKHGLSRVIEGGVVSGEFLPVSIDRTVLAMTSQMIYPFLQPQMVRQVYDLEPSSEEFVQWLQTSIMCYLRGSLLPA from the coding sequence ATGGATCAGACGAAAATGCGTATTTTATCCGCAGCAGCGAAGCTTTTTGATGTTCATGGCTACAAAGGAACCTCCGTAAGACAAATTGCCTCTGTTGCTCAAGTAAATTCCGCGCTGATTTCCTATCACTTTGAAGGGAAGCAAGGAGTCCTGGAGACGCTGATTGCTTCTTACTTTGAGACGTTGTTTCGCCTTTTGGAAGAACTGGAAAACGAGCAGGACAACATCCCTGCCTATCAACGATTGGAACAAGTTGTGCAGCTATATTTGCAATTTCAATGTGAGCATGCGCCTATCACGCGGTTGATTCACCGTGAGCTGAGCGTGGAATCCATGCTTGCTCGTGAAGTGATGACGCTATATATGAGCCGATGGAAGCACGGGCTTTCACGTGTGATCGAGGGCGGTGTCGTCTCGGGTGAGTTTTTGCCCGTCTCTATTGATCGTACAGTACTGGCTATGACGAGTCAGATGATATATCCATTTTTGCAACCACAAATGGTTCGCCAGGTCTATGATCTGGAGCCATCTTCCGAGGAGTTCGTCCAATGGCTGCAAACCTCGATTATGTGTTATCTGCGAGGTTCTTTGCTGCCTGCTTAG
- a CDS encoding DUF6612 family protein: MQKYWPICVMALVCTVVVGGCNQMRVKQDANTTFEQVRDKFDAQKSYAFYGQTKLLTANSANANMVNFSGRKDGEAVYMNVKLSVPEENRVDDLSLLSHGDKLYTKDGQNEGWNHVSGDSPALHQEMNNWNPVASFQQIDGMKRNVRMLPDENPKDDFEALGVVLDSAKLKSWLVAQMQEQTKSGAKVQSIAGREKPYIPKLKLAMSLSEGNWRGAPAHHSGPTIQSKKKVDVNELVNQMEVEAEYTIHYNKKTMLPTNMTMSIRSAYDLNDQRVKEHTQVETYLQQYGTVAPITVPEEKSK, from the coding sequence ATGCAGAAGTATTGGCCCATTTGCGTGATGGCTCTAGTGTGCACTGTTGTTGTAGGTGGCTGTAATCAAATGCGTGTGAAGCAGGATGCGAATACAACGTTTGAGCAAGTCCGGGACAAGTTCGATGCGCAGAAATCGTATGCGTTCTACGGGCAAACCAAGCTGCTGACGGCGAACAGTGCCAATGCGAACATGGTTAACTTTTCGGGCAGAAAAGACGGAGAGGCTGTTTACATGAACGTGAAGCTCTCTGTACCAGAGGAAAACAGAGTGGATGACTTATCCTTGCTCAGCCATGGTGACAAGCTGTATACCAAGGATGGACAAAACGAAGGCTGGAACCATGTCTCAGGGGATAGCCCGGCCCTGCATCAAGAAATGAACAACTGGAACCCCGTCGCTTCGTTTCAGCAAATCGACGGTATGAAACGAAACGTCCGGATGCTGCCTGATGAGAATCCAAAGGACGATTTTGAAGCGCTTGGAGTTGTATTGGATTCTGCCAAACTAAAAAGCTGGCTTGTTGCTCAAATGCAAGAACAAACAAAGTCGGGAGCAAAAGTCCAATCGATAGCAGGGCGAGAGAAACCCTACATACCGAAGCTAAAGCTAGCGATGTCACTCTCAGAAGGAAATTGGAGAGGGGCGCCTGCCCATCATTCTGGACCCACGATTCAGTCCAAGAAAAAGGTGGACGTAAATGAGCTCGTGAACCAGATGGAAGTGGAGGCAGAGTACACGATTCACTACAACAAAAAAACGATGCTCCCCACGAACATGACGATGTCCATTCGATCTGCGTACGATTTGAACGATCAGCGTGTAAAAGAGCATACGCAAGTAGAAACGTATTTGCAGCAATACGGAACAGTAGCCCCCATCACAGTTCCAGAGGAAAAAAGCAAATAG
- a CDS encoding MBL fold metallo-hydrolase — translation MTTNDGKQRIATLVAPDIYCLEIPTPFDVGAVNVYLLKGERLTLVDVGPSTDDAWAALTNGLESIGVSVEDIEQVILTHHHVDHCGQLEKVRELSGAKTFAHPQATPYVQQDEQFMTFHDQFFEELYIQSGVPEKKMVIISKFHKLMKTFSAPSQIDFHLKHEQKVPYLEDWQVLYTPGHSQSHLSLYRAKDQVMIGGDHIIKRISSNAFIEPPRNRTSTRPLTLIQYRTALQMCADMEIKQVLSGHGEPVYNHRELILARLQKNWERTDTLRRLLADGEKTAFELNALLFPGLYQKELPLTLSETLGHIDLLMILHQIEVREQDRVLYYHL, via the coding sequence ATGACAACGAACGATGGCAAGCAAAGGATCGCGACGCTGGTAGCGCCTGATATTTATTGTCTGGAGATACCCACACCTTTTGATGTCGGGGCAGTAAACGTCTACTTGCTAAAAGGGGAGCGCTTGACCTTAGTTGATGTGGGTCCATCGACAGATGATGCGTGGGCGGCCTTAACAAACGGCTTAGAATCAATTGGGGTAAGCGTGGAGGATATCGAGCAAGTCATACTGACGCATCATCATGTGGATCATTGCGGGCAGTTAGAAAAAGTACGCGAATTATCGGGAGCGAAGACATTTGCCCATCCGCAGGCAACGCCCTATGTACAGCAGGATGAGCAGTTTATGACTTTTCATGATCAATTTTTCGAAGAGCTGTACATCCAGAGCGGTGTACCAGAAAAAAAGATGGTCATTATCTCGAAATTCCACAAGCTGATGAAGACGTTTTCTGCGCCAAGCCAGATTGACTTTCATCTCAAACATGAGCAAAAGGTACCATACTTGGAGGACTGGCAGGTACTGTACACGCCGGGACACAGCCAAAGCCATCTGTCGTTGTATCGGGCAAAGGATCAAGTCATGATTGGTGGAGACCATATCATCAAGCGAATTTCATCCAATGCGTTTATTGAGCCACCCCGGAATCGCACGAGTACAAGACCACTGACTTTGATTCAATACCGCACAGCGCTGCAAATGTGTGCGGACATGGAGATCAAACAAGTCTTGAGTGGACACGGTGAACCGGTTTACAACCATCGAGAGCTCATACTCGCTCGATTGCAAAAGAACTGGGAGAGAACAGACACGCTCCGCAGGCTTCTTGCAGATGGCGAAAAGACAGCTTTTGAACTGAATGCTCTCTTATTTCCAGGCTTGTACCAAAAAGAATTGCCATTGACGTTATCCGAGACATTGGGACACATTGATTTGTTGATGATTCTCCATCAGATTGAAGTGAGAGAGCAGGATCGAGTCTTGTATTACCACCTGTAA